The genomic stretch CTAAGGACAGAGCAGAATTTGGTTTTCAGTAAACTTGTTGCAGCCATTTCTTTGTGTCAGTCAGCCTTCAAGTCACTGCAGATTCTGCCCCaagtttattttgttgcttatgcCATGCTGAGGTTTGTTAATTGAGCGATAACATTAAGCATCTATGTACCAGTAACTATTAGATTGCAATTAAATGGGAtcatttaagttaaaatttttacTCTGATGGTACTTAAAACAATTGCTTATTGGTGGAGTAGGTAATATGCAGTATACATTAATGCTTTCATTTCTAGCCATTTTGAATAGCTGGGTTTCTGATCAATTTATATCAAGATATTTTTGTTGACCCTTTCTATTGGAACTATTCCctagacagtgatggcgaacctatgacacgcgtgtcagcactgacacgcgtagctatttctgatgacacgtggccgctgacgtttattaaatacaattatatataacaattatacatttatgttatttaaactataaatatcgcgaaataatgttttttcctcaaagtgacacactacccgagttatgctaagttttttggcgaagtttgacacaccaagctcaaaaggttgcccatcactgataggATATGTCGACATACCATCGTTGAATGATGTACATTAAATTATGTTCAGAAATTATGTTTAAGACAAGAATAGACATGTCCTAGGGATATGTTAAGGCCTGTATGGATGTTATTTGATTGTAGGCATTTGTGTTCAAGAAATCTAGGAAGAGAGGCCTTCTGGTAGAATAGTGAAAAGCCACAAGTTAATCGTTTCCTTTTTGGTTACCCACACTGAAGTTTCAGTATTTTTTCTCCATGTTATAGttgctctttttcttcatttacagGTTGTGAACTAAAGGCCGATAAAGATTATCACTTTAAGGTGGATAATGATGAAAATGAGCACCAGTTATCTTTACGAACGGTActtaaacttttcaaaataaactacTAAACCTTTCTTGATTTCAGCCTTAGTTCCTATACGTGAGGCttaatacttaatttttattatagtatttttataactggGTATTGTATACTGATTTTCTGTATACCTGTGATACAAAACTTGGTATTTTTACCACTCCTTTGGTAATCATGTAAAAGTCCAGTTACACTACTGTTcaactttttatatttctatacttAAGATGCCTTAGAAAGTCTTAGGGTAGTGGTAAATGTTCTTTGTCCCCTGCAGAGACTAGCCCATAGCCTGCTGCTCAACTTGTAGGTGGTCAATAAATGTTGGGTAATCATACTGTAGATAGGTGATGACATGTACAACTATAGGGTGTCGTCCCCCCCAATATATACACatgctttgaataattataacgacagtgtttattaaaatgcatttcgtTTTCaaaatcagctgttaaagtgtgtatgcatttttggggacaccctgtatgtcatcaaatgcatttttatgcatttgttcAAATTTACTAAGTATGAGAAATTGATTGTCAAAGTCCCATAAAACTTGAAAACAACGTTCATTGTGCACAGATTAGTTTTCCATTAGTGGTAATTGCGAAAAGTTtataagtaactttttttttttaacataagaaCTTTTGGGGGATTGTATAAAACAGACACTTAAGTTGAAGTGCTATTTTTCTGTTCACAGGTCAGTCTAGGGGCTGGAGCAAAGGATGAACTGCACATTGTCGAAGCAGAGGCCATGAATTACGAAGGCAGTCCGATTAAAGTAACACTGGCAACTTTGAAAATGTCTGTACAGCCAACGGTAAGGGCACTTGTAATTTGGATTTCATGGCAAGGCCTAACTCTGTTGCAGTGGGGCAGGTTCCACCAGGGAGATAGGCTTGGTTCGTTGCTGCGGGTGGAATGACGAACACAGGGACACGGTGATTGCTCTTGTGTATCAGGTGGGAAAACGGGTTCATTGGTTGTTCATTTGGTTTATGGATTTGCCTGTCGTGCCTGTAACACAAACATTTGTAAGTTATGAGCAGGTTTTATACCAaaacatttaactttttattttctttacaatatTTAGTGATTTCAAATCTCTTTTAGGTTTCCCTTGGTGGCTTTGAAATAACACCACCTGTGGTCTTACGGTTGAAGTGTGGTTCAGGGCCTGTGCATATTAGTGGACAGCACTTAGTaggtatgttatttttattatcttttatgcAGTTACCTTGTTCCTGCTGGGCTACTGTCTTTATAGAGGTTCAAATGGGAATCTAGTAGTTATATTACTAATTTATAACTGGAAACACCTGTTACTTTACATTTGAAACTTAGTAATGAGTGTTAGGTCTCAGttcctttttgtaaaaaatgtgTTTGCTTTTTGCCTCTTAAGTAGTAGAATCTGTTTTTAAATACTCATTACTGTATATTATGCCCTTTTTTCTGAGTTATTGCTTCTGGGTTGAGTTTTAGTAGTGGCTaataaaggaatttattttagCTGTGGAGGAAGATGCAGAGTCAGAAGATGACGAAGAGGAGGATGTGAAACTCCTAAGTATGTCTGGAAAGCGGTCAGCCCCTGGAGGTGGTAGCAAGGTCCCGCAGGTATAGATGTAATTTATTACAGGTATCTTACTCTGGCCTTTAGTTTGGGCACTTGCTCATGaggtcttttgttgtttttatttttaaagaaaaaggtaaaacttGCTGATGAAGATGATGAGGATGACGATgaagaggatgatgatgatgaagagtAAGTATGGACTTAGAAGTTTGACAAGGTTGTATGGGGGGTggtttaagaaaattattttccaaagtcttCCTGTGGAATTGGGGAATAGCTTTAAATAAAGGGTAAATGGTCAGTGGTTGTCATTTTGGGTTAAATGAGCCTACTGTTGGAACTATGAACCTTAAAGTGCTACAGTGCATTGAGAATTTTCAAAGGTATTTCCCTGATGTGTTTGACTAGGTACCTTTTTCCTGAGGAATATTGTAGTGGTCACATGACTGTAGCTAACAGTTTGGTGTATTTTATGCTAAATAGTTTATGATAAATGGGTTGGGTGGAAAGAGACTCAGAATAGCTCTAGCTACATTCATTTTGTAAGTTGTCACTTCTGGATCCCCACCCTCCAAAGATTTTGGCTCCTGGTTCTCTGGTCCTTATTGAGAAATTACGATTCTAAAAGAAAAGGATTTTCATGGGGAATTTAAAGTTAGGCTGGAAACAAGATTCGATGTGTTTACTAACCTAGGGCTATGGTAAACAATTAGGTGTACACTGTGGAATAAAATGCCGTTTATATCTTGGttgggtggctcggttggagagttgtcccatgcaccttgaaggttccattcccagtcggaatgcatatggaaggcaactgaatgatgtttctctcccccttcctttctctctaaagtcagttaaaaaaaaacatatccacaGAGAGGATTTTAAAGAAGTGCTACTTATGGTTTTCCTATATGCAACAGAATCCGTAACTTTTAATACATTAGCTTTTTAATTGCCCGTTAACTTTGTCCCTGAGTTCCTAG from Eptesicus fuscus isolate TK198812 chromosome 6, DD_ASM_mEF_20220401, whole genome shotgun sequence encodes the following:
- the NPM1 gene encoding nucleophosmin isoform X2, whose amino-acid sequence is MEDSMDMDMSPLRPQNYLFGCELKADKDYHFKVDNDENEHQLSLRTVSLGAGAKDELHIVEAEAMNYEGSPIKVTLATLKMSVQPTVSLGGFEITPPVVLRLKCGSGPVHISGQHLVAVEEDAESEDDEEEDVKLLSMSGKRSAPGGGSKVPQKKVKLADEDDEDDDEEDDDDEDDDDDDFDDDEAEEKAPVKKSIRDTPAKNAQKSNQNGKDSKPSTPRSKGQESFKKQEKTPKTPKGPSSVEDIKAKMQASIEKAH
- the NPM1 gene encoding nucleophosmin isoform X1, whose protein sequence is MEDSMDMDMSPLRPQNYLFGCELKADKDYHFKVDNDENEHQLSLRTVSLGAGAKDELHIVEAEAMNYEGSPIKVTLATLKMSVQPTVSLGGFEITPPVVLRLKCGSGPVHISGQHLVAVEEDAESEDDEEEDVKLLSMSGKRSAPGGGSKVPQKKVKLADEDDEDDDEEDDDDEDDDDDDFDDDEAEEKAPVKKSIRDTPAKNAQKSNQNGKDSKPSTPRSKGQESFKKQEKTPKTPKGPSSVEDIKAKMQASIEKGGSLPKVEAKFINYVKNCFRMTDLEAIQDLWQWRKSL